One genomic segment of Helianthus annuus cultivar XRQ/B chromosome 14, HanXRQr2.0-SUNRISE, whole genome shotgun sequence includes these proteins:
- the LOC110909043 gene encoding BTB/POZ domain-containing protein SR1IP1 isoform X1: MVDVHQEISELPATVGKPPTNKELNADAMKRISDWIFSQEIPSDVRVCVGDVSFPVHKFPLVSKCGYIKKLLSDTKNADLSVVEIPDIPGGPEGFELAAKFCYETHIELSTSNIAMARCVAEYLEMTEKYSTGNLVSVTEAYLNDTGLTNLSRVASILQCSGNLLPISDRVKLIDRCVEVIAFMVTDKSRVSLVDWWAEDLIVLRIDIFKRVLVALVSKGFKQFALAPVLTLYAQKRLRGLEIFGKSKRNLDPKQKHEKRVVLETIVGLLPREKTAISISFLSMLLRAAKYLDTTVACRLDLEKRMGLQLGQAVLDDILIPSRCFDGDTMLDVDTVQQIMLNYFEYNSTGLDDVNYDLNFVPPLQSDDENVGKLMENFLAKIASDRNLLVSKFISFAECIPVEVRVTEDGMYRAIDTYLKAHPAIIDMDRKKVCSLLDCQKLSREARAHAAQNERLPVQTMVQVLYYEQQRLREMESSPINSESQNMVLDDISRLKKENQELKFELIKLKTRLKEIEMSNANKTSVNNATGTTAAKPPLPAKPPLPKKSFIGLVTKKLGKITPFLHADGFVASGTRGRNKPNKDRRHSVS, translated from the exons ATGGTGGATGTTCATCAAGAGATATCCGAGTTACCCGCAACAGTTGGCAAGCCTCCTACAAATAAGGAGCTTAATGCTGATGCCATGAAGAGGATTAGCGATTG GATTTTCTCCCAAGAGATCCCAAGTGATGTTAGAGTTTGTGTAGGAGATGTTTCTTTTCCGGTACACAAG TTTCCCTTAGTCTCAAAATGTGGTTATATAAAGAAACTACTATCCGACACCAAAAATGCCGATCTTTCTGTAGTCGAAATCCCTGATATCCCAGGCGGGCCAGAAGGATTTGAACTTGCCGCAAAGTTTTGTTACGAAACACATATCGAATTATCTACATCAAACATTGCAATGGCAAGATGTGTCGCGGAGTATCTTGAAATGACAGAAAAATATTCAACTGGAAACCTGGTATCAGTAACTGAAGCCTATTTAAACGATACGGGTCTTACAAACTTATCTCGTGTAGCTTCCATTCTGCAATGTTCTGGAAATCTCTTACCGATATCTGATCGAGTGAAGTTAATTGATCGATGTGTAGAAGTTATTGCATTCATGGTCACTGATAAAAGTCGAGTTTCTCTTGTTGACTGGTGGGCTGAAGACTTGATTGTTCTTAGAATTGATATCTTCAAAAGGGTTCTTGTTGCACTGGTTTCAAAGGGATTTAAACAGTTTGCGCTTGCTCCGGTTCTAACGCTTTATGCCCAAAAACGTCTTCGAGGTCTG GAAATCTTTGGAAAATCCAAGAGAAATCTTGACCCGAAACAAAAACACGAGAAGCGGGTTGTATTAGAAACGATAGTTGGCCTTTTACCAAGAGAAAAAACCGCAATATCAATAAGCTTTCTTTCAATGCTGCTTCGCGCTGCCAAATATCTAGACACAACGGTTGCATGCAGACTAGATTTAGAGAAAAGAATGGGCTTACAACTCGGGCAGGCGGTTTTAGATGATATATTAATCCCTTCTCGTTGCTTTGATGGTGATACAATGCTTGATGTTGATACAGTGCAACAAATCATGTTAAATTATTTTGAATATAATTCTACGGGTTTGGATGACGTAAACTATGATTTAAACTTCGTTCCGCCATTACAAAGTGACGATGAGAATGTCGGGAAGCTAATGGAGAATTTTCTTGCTAAAATAGCTTCCGATCGAAATTTGTTGGTTTCAAAATTTATCAGTTTTGCTGAATGTATTCCAGTCGAAGTTCGTGTGACAGAGGATGGAATGTATAGAGCTATTGATACTTACCTGAAG GCTCATCCAGCTATAATTGACATGGACCGCAAGAAAGTGTGCAGCTTACTGGACTGTCAAAAGCTATCGCGTGAGGCCCGGGCCCATGCAGCCCAAAACGAAAGGCTTCCGGTTCAAACAATGGTTCAAGTTCTTTACTATGAACAGCAACGGTTAAGGGAAATGGAGAGCAGCCCGATCAACAGTGAATCTCAAAACATGGTATTAGATGATATCTCGAGATTAAAAAAAGAGAACCAAGAGCTCAAATTTGAGCTTATTAAGTTGAAAACACGACTTAAAGAAATCGAGATGTCGAATGCCAATAAAACAAGTGTCAACAATGCTACTGGAACCACTGCTGCTAAACCACCATTGCCTGCTAAGCCACCATTGCCTAAAAAATCATTTATAGGTTTGGTGACGAAAAAGCTTGGGAAAATTACACCATTTCTTCATGCCGACGGGTTTGTGGCTTCGGGTACAAGGGGTAGGAATAAACCCAATAAAGATCGAAGGCATTCGGTATCTTGA
- the LOC110909043 gene encoding BTB/POZ domain-containing protein SR1IP1 isoform X2 has translation MARCVAEYLEMTEKYSTGNLVSVTEAYLNDTGLTNLSRVASILQCSGNLLPISDRVKLIDRCVEVIAFMVTDKSRVSLVDWWAEDLIVLRIDIFKRVLVALVSKGFKQFALAPVLTLYAQKRLRGLEIFGKSKRNLDPKQKHEKRVVLETIVGLLPREKTAISISFLSMLLRAAKYLDTTVACRLDLEKRMGLQLGQAVLDDILIPSRCFDGDTMLDVDTVQQIMLNYFEYNSTGLDDVNYDLNFVPPLQSDDENVGKLMENFLAKIASDRNLLVSKFISFAECIPVEVRVTEDGMYRAIDTYLKAHPAIIDMDRKKVCSLLDCQKLSREARAHAAQNERLPVQTMVQVLYYEQQRLREMESSPINSESQNMVLDDISRLKKENQELKFELIKLKTRLKEIEMSNANKTSVNNATGTTAAKPPLPAKPPLPKKSFIGLVTKKLGKITPFLHADGFVASGTRGRNKPNKDRRHSVS, from the exons ATGGCAAGATGTGTCGCGGAGTATCTTGAAATGACAGAAAAATATTCAACTGGAAACCTGGTATCAGTAACTGAAGCCTATTTAAACGATACGGGTCTTACAAACTTATCTCGTGTAGCTTCCATTCTGCAATGTTCTGGAAATCTCTTACCGATATCTGATCGAGTGAAGTTAATTGATCGATGTGTAGAAGTTATTGCATTCATGGTCACTGATAAAAGTCGAGTTTCTCTTGTTGACTGGTGGGCTGAAGACTTGATTGTTCTTAGAATTGATATCTTCAAAAGGGTTCTTGTTGCACTGGTTTCAAAGGGATTTAAACAGTTTGCGCTTGCTCCGGTTCTAACGCTTTATGCCCAAAAACGTCTTCGAGGTCTG GAAATCTTTGGAAAATCCAAGAGAAATCTTGACCCGAAACAAAAACACGAGAAGCGGGTTGTATTAGAAACGATAGTTGGCCTTTTACCAAGAGAAAAAACCGCAATATCAATAAGCTTTCTTTCAATGCTGCTTCGCGCTGCCAAATATCTAGACACAACGGTTGCATGCAGACTAGATTTAGAGAAAAGAATGGGCTTACAACTCGGGCAGGCGGTTTTAGATGATATATTAATCCCTTCTCGTTGCTTTGATGGTGATACAATGCTTGATGTTGATACAGTGCAACAAATCATGTTAAATTATTTTGAATATAATTCTACGGGTTTGGATGACGTAAACTATGATTTAAACTTCGTTCCGCCATTACAAAGTGACGATGAGAATGTCGGGAAGCTAATGGAGAATTTTCTTGCTAAAATAGCTTCCGATCGAAATTTGTTGGTTTCAAAATTTATCAGTTTTGCTGAATGTATTCCAGTCGAAGTTCGTGTGACAGAGGATGGAATGTATAGAGCTATTGATACTTACCTGAAG GCTCATCCAGCTATAATTGACATGGACCGCAAGAAAGTGTGCAGCTTACTGGACTGTCAAAAGCTATCGCGTGAGGCCCGGGCCCATGCAGCCCAAAACGAAAGGCTTCCGGTTCAAACAATGGTTCAAGTTCTTTACTATGAACAGCAACGGTTAAGGGAAATGGAGAGCAGCCCGATCAACAGTGAATCTCAAAACATGGTATTAGATGATATCTCGAGATTAAAAAAAGAGAACCAAGAGCTCAAATTTGAGCTTATTAAGTTGAAAACACGACTTAAAGAAATCGAGATGTCGAATGCCAATAAAACAAGTGTCAACAATGCTACTGGAACCACTGCTGCTAAACCACCATTGCCTGCTAAGCCACCATTGCCTAAAAAATCATTTATAGGTTTGGTGACGAAAAAGCTTGGGAAAATTACACCATTTCTTCATGCCGACGGGTTTGTGGCTTCGGGTACAAGGGGTAGGAATAAACCCAATAAAGATCGAAGGCATTCGGTATCTTGA